One segment of Hippopotamus amphibius kiboko isolate mHipAmp2 chromosome 4, mHipAmp2.hap2, whole genome shotgun sequence DNA contains the following:
- the LRRC17 gene encoding leucine-rich repeat-containing protein 17 produces the protein MRVVTIVILLFFCKAAELRKPSPGGVRNRVNHGRAGGSRKSSTPVKRYAPGLPCEVYTYLHEKYLDCQERKLVYVLPGWPQDLLHMLLARNKIRILKNSMFSKFKKLKSLDLQQNEISKIESEAFFGLNKLTTLLLQHNQIKVLTEEVFIYTPLLSYLRLYDNPWHCTCEMETLISMLQIPRNRNLGNYAKCESPQGLKNKKLRQIKSEELCNEEEKEQLDPKPQVSGKPPVIKPEVDSSLCHNYVFPIQTLDCKRKELKKVPNNIPPDIVKLDLSHNKINQLRPKEFEDVHELKKLNLSSNGIEFIDPAAFLGLTHLEELDLSNNSLQNFDYGVLEDLYFLKLLWLRDNPWRCDYNIHYLYYWLKHHYNVHYNGLECKMPEEYKGWFVGKYVRSYYEECPKDKLPAYPETFDQDTEDDEWEKIHKDHTVKKQSVRITIVG, from the exons ATGCGTGTGGTTACCATTGTAATCCTGCTCTTCTTTTGTAAAGCTGCTGAGCTCCGCAAGCCAAGCCCTGGGGGTGTGAGAAACCGAGTGAATCATGGCCGGGCTGGTGGGAGCCGCAAAAGCTCCACCCCGGTCAAACGCTACGCACCAGGCCTCCCCTGTGAAGTGTACACATATCTTCACGAGAAATACTTAGATTGTCAAGAAAGAAAACTAGTTTACGTGCTGCCTGGCTGGCCTCAGGATTTGCTGCACATGCTATTAGCAAGAAACAAAATCCGCATACTGAAGAACAGCATGTTTTCCaagtttaaaaagctgaaaagctTGGATCTGCAACAGAATGAGATCTCTAAAATTGAGAGTGAGGCTTTCTTCGGTTTAAATAAACTTACCACTCTCTTACTGCAGCACAACCAGATCAAAGTCTTGACAGAGGAAGTGTTCATTTACACACCTCTCCTGAGCTACCTGCGTCTTTATGACAACCCCTGGCATTGTACTTGTGAGATGGAAACACTTATTTCAATGTTGCAGATTCCAAGGAACCGGAATTTGGGGAACTACGCCAAGTGTGAAAGCCCACAaggactaaaaaataaaaaactaaggcAGATAAAATCTGAAGAGTTATgtaatgaagaagaaaaggaacaatTGGACCCGAAACCCCAAGTGTCAGGGAAACCCCCAGTAATCAAGCCCGAGGTGGACTCTTCTCTTTGTCACAACTACGTGTTCCCCATACAAACACTGGACTGCAAAAGAAAAG agCTGAAGAAAGTTCCAAATAACATCCCTCCAGATATTGTTAAACTTGACCTGTCACACAATAAAATCAACCAACTTCGACCCAAGGAGTTTGAAGATGTTCATGAGCTCAAGAAATTAAACCTCAGCAGCAACGGCATTGAATTCATAGATCCTG ctgCTTTTTTAGGACTCACACATTTAGAAGAGCTAGATTTATCAAACAACAGTCTGCAAAACTTTGACTATGGAGTATTAGAAGACTTGTATTTTTTGAAACTCTTGTGGCTCAGAGATAACCCTTGGAGATGTGACTACAACATCCACTACCTCTACTACTGGTTAAAGCATCACTACAACGTGCATTATAACGGCCTGGAATGCAAAATGCCCGAAGAATACAAAGGGTGGTTTGTAGGAAAATATGTTCGGAGTTACTATGAAGAATGCCCCAAAGACAAATTACCAGCATACCCTGAAACATTTGACCAGGATACAGAAGatgatgaatgggaaaaaatacataaGGATCACACAGTGAAGAAGCAAAGTGTAAGAATCACTATTGTGGGATAA